In Paraburkholderia youngii, the genomic stretch CGCAAATGCAAAACGATGGAAATGGCGCGTAAGCGCAACGAAGTAAAAAACGGTTGCCGAAGACAAGCTTCAGCGTACCTCAGGCGAGGTTAGCGCGACCAGCGACGCCAGGGCCAGGCTCCCCGGTCGATGCTAATCAGACTCCGTTTTTTATTCAGAAACATGAAGATGAAGGACTGTTAAGTCGTGGATTGGTGCGCTGCGATCGCCCTGGCGGCGTCGAGCAGCGAGGCAACTATACCATCGGATTTTATTGTTTGTATAGCTTGGCCGTGGTTGTAGCCGTAGGGCACGGTCAGCGTCGCCATACCGGCCGCGCGGCCCGCCAGTGCGTCGTTTTCCGAGTCGCCGATTGCGACCGTGGCGCTCGGTTCGACGCCGAGTTGAGCGGCGGCGGTCAGCATCGGCAGCGGGTCCGGTTTCTTTTTCGCGAGACTGTCGCCGCCGAGCACGACACTGAAATACTGCGCGAGTCCGTATTGCTGCAGCAACTCGAGCGCGAAGCGGTGCGGCTTGTTGGTCACGCAGGCGAGCTTCAGGCCCGCGTCGCGCAGCGCGCGCAGACCGGCTTCAACGTCCGGATAAAGCCGCGTGTGCACGCCGTTGATCTTCGCGTACTCGGCCTGATAGATCGCGAGCGCTTCGTCGAAGCGCTCTTGCGCGTGTTCGGTTTCGAAGCGCGGGGCGAGCACGCTGCGGATCAGATGCTCCGAACCCTTGCCGACATAGCCGACCACTTCCTCGCGCGTCGTTTCCTCCGCGTCGAGCTGAGCGAGCATGCCGTTCAGGCCGGCGGTGAAGTCGTCGGCGGTGTCGATCATCGTGCCGTCGAGGTCGATGATCGCGGCTTCGAGGCGCGGGCCGGCGAAGGACGGGGCGGGGTACGGAGCAGTCATCGTCGGGTCAGCACTGGACGGTGGCGAGGGCGGCGCGCATCTTGTCGATCACGACCTTGTGATCGGGCTGGCCGAAGATCGCCGAGCCGGCCACGAACGTGTCCGCGCCGGCCGCCGCGATTTCCGCGATGTTGTCGACCTTCACGCCGCCGTCCACTTCGAGATGGATCTCTCGGCCGGTGCGCTCGCTGTACGCGTCGATGCGCTTGCGCGCTTCGCGCAGCTTGTTGAGCGCCTCGGGGATGAACGACTGGCCGCCAAAGCCCGGATTCACCGACATGATCAGCACGAGGTCGACCTTGTCCATCACATGATCGAGATAGTTCAGCGACGTCGCCGGATTGAACACGAGGCCGGCCTTGCAGCCGTGATCGCGGATCAGCGACAGCGTGCGGTCGATGTGATCCGACGCTTCCGGGTGAAAACTGATCAGGTTCGCGCCGGCTTTCGCGAAGTCCGGCACGATGCGGTCGACCGGGCGCACCATCAGGTGCACGTCGATCGGCACGTCGACGTGGGGGCGGATCGCTTCGCAAACGAGCGGGCCGATGGTCAGGTTCGGCACGTAGTGGTTGT encodes the following:
- a CDS encoding phosphoglycolate phosphatase, which produces MTAPYPAPSFAGPRLEAAIIDLDGTMIDTADDFTAGLNGMLAQLDAEETTREEVVGYVGKGSEHLIRSVLAPRFETEHAQERFDEALAIYQAEYAKINGVHTRLYPDVEAGLRALRDAGLKLACVTNKPHRFALELLQQYGLAQYFSVVLGGDSLAKKKPDPLPMLTAAAQLGVEPSATVAIGDSENDALAGRAAGMATLTVPYGYNHGQAIQTIKSDGIVASLLDAARAIAAHQSTT
- the rpe gene encoding ribulose-phosphate 3-epimerase, translating into MTQFRIAPSILSADFARLGEEVRNVVAAGADWIHFDVMDNHYVPNLTIGPLVCEAIRPHVDVPIDVHLMVRPVDRIVPDFAKAGANLISFHPEASDHIDRTLSLIRDHGCKAGLVFNPATSLNYLDHVMDKVDLVLIMSVNPGFGGQSFIPEALNKLREARKRIDAYSERTGREIHLEVDGGVKVDNIAEIAAAGADTFVAGSAIFGQPDHKVVIDKMRAALATVQC